Below is a genomic region from Cotesia glomerata isolate CgM1 linkage group LG5, MPM_Cglom_v2.3, whole genome shotgun sequence.
tttttaaagatataagctcattccgatgttacactcatcgagacctttcatttgagtacccacatcaatttttcgtatattttatatatttatatatatgtatatatgaaaaatatatcaaaaatgcaagtgggtactcaaatgaaagctcttgatgagtgtaacattgggatgagcttatatctttgaaaacatcaatagttaagaaagtacagtgcaattttacaaatatcttgtgaactattgacatttttaaagatataagctcattccgacattacactcatcgagagctttcatttgagtacccacatcaatttttcatatatttcatatatttatgtatattatatatatgtatgtatgaaaaatatatcaaaaatgcatgtgggtactcaaatgaaagttcttgatgagtgtaacatcggaatgagcttatatctttgaaaacatcaatagttaagaaagtacagtgcaatttaacaaatatcttatcaactattgacatttttaaagatataagttcacccTGACAtcacattcatcgagacctttcatttgagtacccacatcaatttttcatatatttcatatatttatgtatattatatatatgtatatatgaaaaatatatcaaaaatgcatgtgggtactcaaatgaaagctcttgatgagtgtaacatcgagatgagcttatatctttaaaaacgtaaattgttaagaaattacagtgcaatttaacaaaagtcattatttaataaagcaaaattttatttatttatagttcacaagtcacggcagtcacatagtgactgcaaggttgctagtatttaataattatttttatatattttacaggGGTACCTTTGCTTGCCATATCTATCTTTACCTTACTTGGATCTTCTTGGAGACATAAATGTAAGAGGATACATTGTTGGAGCaacaaatgttttatttaaacaaaaaaaacaacttataGATGTTCTTATTGAGGTAAAATAGacatattaatcaatttaaggGCATTCATGcgcttttaatatttttaataaaatttattggagttttaagaaaaatttttaagtatatcaataattttataatgatttagaattttcctcaaatttttttcaggcatctattttaaaaaattagtcatctttattgtttattagatttatttaattttatcaggtatttattttaaaaatgaatcagataattattttaaacattttttatttatctacttcaataattttaatttaaaaaaattttaaagcttattaaaaatttatatttaatattaagtcTTACGCATTAACGTCCTTAActcgtaaaaatattttttaataaattttattaataatttataaggtTGAAAGTGCACGAATAGAGGCAACAGATCCAGAGCTTCGCCGTCAACTCCATTTAACCACAGAAGATTTAAGATTTGCTGACTATGTTGTACGACATGTAGCAGAGCCTCGCAGAGATGTCTTCTTGGATGGCGTAGGGTGGGAAGGAGGTGATGAATGGATTCGAACACAATTTCGTGTTTACCTTCTTAGTTTACTCCGAACGTCAATGCAGCAAGATACACGACAGTCGGATCATTTCAATGGAGCGTTTGTAGCCGCTTGGAAAACTactaacaattataatttgtgGTGTAATTCTGTTAAAACAGAGATCAATAATATTGAACCGGGACATCCATTTGCGGGACAGCTTTCTGTTCAAGATATGAAATTAAGGTTTTCCCagtatgttaaaatttttatttcatttttattttaactaattaattaataattaatttataataactatttttattaatagtacCATGCAGAATACTGAAAgtggaagaaaaataaatcaagcAATGGCAACTACTGGAAGAGCCGTTGCAACTACAGGAAAAGCCGTCGGTATGAAATAATACATtgctgtttttattttataatttatttactaattaatttattattctttattaaaaaaatttttttgatgaatagGCGGTGCACTTTCTCAAGCTAAAGGCGCTTTTTCAAACTGGTGGAGCACATTGACGACAATACAACCCGAAGAAGTTGAAGTACGAAACGATAATCTTAATCAGAGTAGTGATACTTCAAATGACAATGatagtgaaattaaaaaagaaagtaACAATCATATTATTGAGGAGCTGGATACTCCTATTAGTAGTACTGGTACTACTGTAGAggtcgattaatttttatttatttaaaaattcaattttttttttttttattttattctaccCTGAACTGATTTtaggaataaaaatatatatggagCATTCCACGACAAAATAGATGACTTGACtaaggttttttatttttttctggttcattaaaaatctttcatatttttttttttttattttttacccaattattaattggaaaaaattgtaaatttaaaaaaagcaatttttttttcaactttttttattgactatttaaaaaattaattaatttaaaattaatttaaaaaattaattatttttttgaaaaaaaaatttttaatttgaaattctgtaaatattttaattctaccaaaattttttttttaattattttttttttttggagtcttatattaaaataattttttttagtaattaatctttataaaaaaatttttttagatatttaaaatttttttgaagtaattttgCAAATTTTGAGAGGTTTTTATTGAAGTGtgaaaaagtaataaaaacatttCAGTCAAATCAAAAGGGGTCAAGgttaaaattgatcaatttgtTGAAGAATACCccatatataaacataattgTCTCATTTAGCTTGGGACTGATGAATGttgatacttttttcaattaaggATACCACCACAAAAAAGTAGACTGTGTGagtgtgatttttttttcgtatgaaataagtatattataagttgttatttttttttacgactgTTTTtgttatagtaaaaaattttttaattagttttattatttataaataaaaaaaaaactcattcattcattcatacaactcatttataatatagttaataaaatttgttaataaataaaatttacaatgtaGAAAACTTACATATATACTTACAAACATctatgtaataattaatgcCATAATAGTTACCAAGTGCGTAAAtactttttgtattatttaaaaatgaagtagttaatttttttcgtaattaaaaactttaaatttactctgttgatataaaaaatatttaaaaaataattctatgtaataaaatatgtgtataataataaataaaaattatttatttgcgcctgagttttttataaatttaaaaaagtaatttctgtatagacaatttataaaattttttcctggaAATAATAAAGTACTTAAATGTTTACTACATCCAGTAGAAATTTAAGAACATTGTGAcgaattgattttaaaaatcaaaacccTTAAAAGTTGAGAAGAAATGGAGCATTGaagaaacaataataaaaaagttaagtatttaaaaatatctagaataaaaattatttaataaaagctaaagaagaaaagataaaatttaaaatattgaaattggcagacacttgataattttttaaattttattgtttaataaattagatttagaaattaatttataaaaaattacacttataattttttagagtttctaaaaatggaattttttaaataatttttgtttttgtttcaatttattattaaaaaatttataaaaaattacatttattattttttagagcttctaaagataaaatttttttttgctttaatttattactgaaaaatttataaaaactgtcagatatttttcaattttaaataaaaattaaattagccatttaaaaagttttattaaaaaaaaaaaaaaattttttttatattttatttttaaaataataaaaagtgatgatactaaaattagctggtgttaaataattgatttttttttagtaattaaattaaaagaaaaaaaaaaattttataaataaaaaaaaaataatattttcataaaataaataaaaattttcaaatgtcagcagcttaaatttaaaaaatcataggTCCGAAGAACGCCGACGTGGAATGTACACGATGGAGTGAAAAAAAGTGGCTAAGTAAAGAGGATAGATGAGGAAGACCGTGGAATGGAATGAAAGGAGGATAAGAGAATGAGaatagaaagaaaaagaagataatATAATGTGAAGCTATGGTATAAGTAAGAATATAAGACTAAGAACTGAGAAATCCATGCAAGTTGGTTGATGCTTTCCCTTCGTCTTACCCCTCTTGCTACAATGTCCCCTCCCCTTCCCATAGAGAACACGAAGCTTCGTGAGACTGTGAGAGTACGATGCTTGGGACGTAACCGTCGTCACCTATTGCACGCAAAACAAAATTGGATCGGCTTTAAGTTGGTTTTGTCTGGTCGGCCATTCTATTTACGTGTGGGTGTGATCTTCTGTGCTGTCATACTGTATCACTCCGGCGTAAACGTCTGTTGTGACggacttaatttattttttaagtgtgTATTTTCTTCACAACAAAATCAGCtggttaatataaaataaccaaccaaaaaaaatatttaaaaaaataataagttactGACATAAATGTCTTACTGTGACAGGATGGTGttgattaaatgttaaattaatacgTACATATTTAGTGAGTAGTTCTATGTGTTCTGTTTGTAATATGTAGTGCAACGTATATAATAATCGGTGGTTTGGCCCTGAAAAGAACCGCTGGAAAAGCTGTTGACTGTCTTGGAGCACAGAAGAGGCGTtgcagcagcaacagcactACTACCACCACCATCGTCATCATCATCGGCGTCAACCATCAACAGAGCACTaccagcagcagcagcagcagcagcagcagcagcagcaaaaCGACCAGAACAACTTGAGAGAGCTCTGACAGAGAAAGAAACAAGTAAAGAGGATAATCGTAAATTACCGAGTAGTATCGgtgagaaagagaaagagacgAGGAGCTGGCACGCGCGCGCCTCCTTCGTCGTTTCAACGCACATTGTTTATAAAACGGCGTATGAGCCAATGAGAAGACAGAGACAGACGAGATTGACAGAGAGAGAGGACCAGTACTAGTGTGCCGAGGGCCAAGAGTGCGGTGGCCATGCAAGAAAGGGATAAATCGCCGACTGGCGGGCGGTGGCGGCCATCTTCTAGATGAGAGTACTTTTTCCCCTTTTCTTACCcaacaataatatattatatattatatattatatatatttaggaAAATACACccaattatttaaatcctGGTTTGTGTTGTGTAGtgtcaagttaaattttaaaagaaacagTACGGACCTTTCTTTGATTTGTGTCAACAGTGTGTGTATTTTCCCGGATTTCTTCTCTAAATTACAACTGTTTTATTcttgtttttatattatggTACTGTGCAAGAAAGAACCTTGAGCTTTTTTCCATGATGGTTaccaagtaaataaaaaaaaataaaataaaaaaagagagagagaaagagaggaagagagaaagagaaagagaaagagggagagagagagagagagagagagtattggaaaaattttgaagttttaaCACTTAGAGGACCAAGCACCACCACGACAACATGTCAGGACTTGTTTCCTTGTCTCGATTCTTTCATATCATTGGCTCATCCGGTATTTGGATTTTACCACCGATTGATGTCGTTTTACTTTAAAACGCCAAGACaaattgtatgtatgtatataaagTGTCTATGTATGAGTTTCTAACCTCAAAAATCTGCTGAGAGTAGTCCGTAAGTTATTCGTTATGGATTTGCCAATTTTAATGTTATACTATACGTGATATTGTATACGGAAAATCTGAAAAACAGTTTAGtgattgaataatattaaaataattactatttgaACGTTCATAGTAATATTAAGTGTTtgttttttagtatttattgagtgaatattttttttatcgtgttatttttattacgttCAGTGTACAGTTGATTATTTGGTTATCAACATAATTAAGAGGTACAacctctattttattttacttttgaataatttttttttaattaaatattttttatttgtctgctcctttaatatcaattggatttatgatgataaatttagcagatatttaataattttttttaacagataaattatggcaaaaaaaatataaaaaattaaaatgcaattttttaaaaataatttttttgttaaaaaaaattgaaaaattctaaactgctaactttaatatcgattggatttatttaatttaattaaataaaaaaaaattattcatatttattaaattaaattaatgtttgctataaatattaatgaatgaaaattaaattttaggcTAGTGTTGTGAGGTGTAAAAAGTCTTAGGTGATAAAGTGAAATTTACTAGcagtatttaaatattatattgtatgtttaatatatataaacatgATGAATACCATATGCATTGAGTTATCCTCTCGTGCATCAGTGGTATATTCATTTGGGAAGGAAAAGTTTTTGACAgtgatataataaatttatcctgGAAACAAAAGTTTTAACTAATAAGGATTTAGgagaaataaaagttaaatagTGCCAACATTGCAGATGGATAAACAGGGATGACTGACAATTGTTGGAATTCTGGTGGTGGTAAgcaatcattattaatatatatttataatgtacattcttttatttttttcatcaaattactgacaaaaaataaaattaaggaaTATGCATGGACATGGAGAAAGCtttgattaattgattaaGAGAGACAGGAGAGACAACTTTTGTTTCACTACTTTAATCTGGAGATATTAAGTAACATGGTCCAGgcttaaaacaaatattttctttaaatttctgGGTTTATTCTCTTTATTCGCATTAGTTAGaaacaatcgaaaaaaatttatctcaattatttttatataaaaataataatgtatatttGTGACTATTAAGTGATAGTATTACAATagagataaaaataacatttattggaggttaattaattagtaaattaatttaatttagttgtgttttatttttgggtaggaaaaatatttttataaattaacgttaataaaattttattaacaatttattgatACTGTATATAGCTGAATAAAATCAATCAATTTGTGTGAATTTCGGCACACGTTTCTGTAATCCGGAAGTATTCATATTGAGTCTGAAGATGGCGCCATAGTCATGAAGGAAGTTTGatcagtagaaaaaaaaattcaacatttCTTTGACACAAGTTGATCAAggtttcaataataaaaataataacaataaaatataattaaaagtaaggtcaaaaattaatttttgcggcTGGAATTTTCCACCAAAAAGAGCCGAATTttctaaacaaaattttttagacaattaaaataaattatggtaatgaagatgatgatgatgatatttGATGAAAGAGGCATGTAAAATCATGGCGCTGCCGAAAGAAAATTAGAAACAGCGCAGTTATACTCTGTACCGATTTACGAAGAGTCgaaacagcagcagcagcagcagcagaaGAGTATCACAAGAGGAGAATGAAGTAAAGGGGAGGAAGAAGAGAGAAACGAACACCGTTCGGACAACCTCGTGGGCGTATTAAACTTTCAAATGCTACAGTTTCATCGATTAAGGCCGCCATTGTCATATTGTTACTGCAACGCTTTACAAccagcagcaacaacaaccAAACCGTCTTAACTTTTATCTTGAGATAGTAGAACCCTTACCAAGATCTCTTctcaaaattcaaatccaaTCTTAGACTAATTGATACAGCTAAAAGTATTCATCTTGAGTTTGCATTTTTTTGCCACGcccgattaaaaaaaaatctaattcgtgatttttaatttattatcccTCCATaagatgtaaataatttacaattaattaggAGCGatgtcgtaaaaaaaattacttaggCTCAGGATGAAAATTTggggtttaaaaaaatatttagtacagCATGATTACAAATTGAATGCATGTAAATATCTTGATGGGCGAGTCCTCTTGAGGTTTGGTGTGAACCCGATAGTGGCCGAAAATTTTCCGACTTGCATAGTATCGATTTTCGAGCCGAGTAGAGCCAGGTTTATTCTGTCCTTGTTTATCTTTATGATGTCTTCTAGCAACAACTACAACTGAAGGGTACAAAGTCTTTATACATAAATGCAGTATATATCGGAGTAGGGTACTTAATGTTAGATTCAATGttttatacactgaaaaaaaaattaattgtcttgaatcaaaaaaaattctttaatcaagtaaaatttcgttaaatcaagaaaaatttattagtttaagaatatttttttttctgtgcatactgaaaaaaaaattaatttaattcaagagaaaaattcttaaaccaaaaaaataatttttaaaaggataattgtcttgaattaaaatgaaacattctttaatcaagtaaaatttctttaaatttcataaaaatacgtgtactttattgtaattattatgtatatttttgCCATTGCTTTggcattaaattaaataaataaataaattaaggaaaatttattaattcaagactttttttactcaaattaagattaagttcttcaaaattatatacttgatttaagaaaatgtttttttgtgcacactgaaaaaaaaattaatttaattcaagaaaaaaattcttaaaccaaaaaaataatttttaagaggataattgtcttgaattaaaatgaaaaattctttaatcaattacaatttccttaaatctcataaaaatacttatactttattgtaattattatc
It encodes:
- the LOC123266249 gene encoding uncharacterized protein LOC123266249; protein product: MCVETTKEARACQLLVSFSFSPILLGNLRLSSLLVSFSVRALSSCSGRFAAAAAAAAAAAGSALLMVDADDDDDGGGSSAVAAATPLLCSKTVNSFSSGSFQGQTTDYYIRCTTYYKQNTPADFVVKKIHT